A DNA window from Bradyrhizobium sp. CCBAU 53421 contains the following coding sequences:
- a CDS encoding branched-chain amino acid ABC transporter permease: MTNAPTPSIAAAKQEPGGALGFYGVWLLAAIGLIVLPMIFSSGGSLTSFSLIGIAIIFALSYNILLGQTGLLSFGHAVQYGLGGFLAVHVMNAVASHNWPIPLPVIPLVGGIGGMAFALLVGWVMTKRAGTVFAMISLGIGELVASSSLILRSVFGGESGITTDRTSLTPLFGWTFGPQIQVYYLIAFWVLVSAIAMYALTRTPLGRICNAVRDNPERVEFIGYDPHVVRYLAYMFAGFFAGVAGGLTAINFEIANAAYLGAVQSAWVLFSAFIGGTAYFFGPILGAILVTYLQLGLTNVTSVWQLYFGVIFIGIVMFAPGGIAGILMKHRPLLRAGTLGTVIPSYLVAAIPTLAFALGIILTIETVARFSGGDPINLLGVPFVATEPTTWVTAAVLLVGGFLVARITWRRVAEAWDRAATVARDRGYLA, translated from the coding sequence ATGACCAACGCTCCCACGCCCTCGATCGCCGCTGCCAAGCAGGAGCCCGGCGGCGCGCTCGGCTTCTATGGCGTCTGGCTGCTCGCAGCCATCGGGCTCATCGTGCTGCCGATGATCTTCTCCTCGGGCGGCTCGCTGACCTCGTTCAGCCTGATCGGCATCGCGATTATCTTCGCGCTGTCCTACAACATCCTGCTCGGTCAAACCGGGCTGCTCTCGTTCGGACACGCCGTGCAATACGGCCTCGGCGGCTTCCTCGCCGTGCATGTCATGAATGCGGTCGCGAGCCACAACTGGCCGATCCCGCTGCCGGTGATCCCGCTGGTCGGCGGCATCGGTGGCATGGCCTTCGCATTGCTGGTCGGCTGGGTCATGACCAAGCGCGCCGGCACGGTGTTTGCGATGATCTCGCTCGGCATCGGCGAGCTGGTCGCCTCGTCGTCGCTGATCCTGCGCAGCGTGTTCGGCGGCGAATCCGGCATCACCACCGACCGCACCTCGCTGACGCCGCTGTTCGGCTGGACCTTCGGGCCGCAGATCCAGGTCTACTATTTGATCGCGTTCTGGGTGCTGGTCTCGGCGATCGCGATGTACGCGCTGACGAGGACGCCGCTCGGGCGCATCTGCAACGCGGTGCGCGACAATCCGGAGCGCGTCGAGTTCATCGGCTACGATCCGCATGTGGTGCGTTATCTCGCCTACATGTTCGCCGGCTTCTTCGCAGGCGTCGCCGGCGGGCTGACCGCGATCAATTTCGAGATCGCCAACGCGGCCTATCTCGGCGCGGTGCAATCGGCGTGGGTGCTGTTTTCCGCGTTCATCGGCGGCACCGCCTATTTCTTCGGCCCGATCCTCGGCGCCATCCTCGTCACCTATCTGCAGCTCGGGCTGACCAACGTCACCTCGGTCTGGCAGCTCTATTTCGGCGTCATCTTCATCGGCATCGTGATGTTCGCACCCGGTGGCATCGCCGGCATCCTGATGAAGCACCGCCCGCTGCTCCGCGCCGGCACGCTCGGCACCGTGATCCCGTCCTACCTGGTCGCCGCGATCCCGACGCTGGCGTTCGCGCTCGGCATCATCCTGACCATCGAGACCGTCGCACGTTTCTCCGGCGGCGATCCGATCAATCTGCTCGGCGTCCCCTTCGTCGCGACCGAGCCGACGACCTGGGTGACTGCTGCGGTTCTGCTCGTCGGCGGCTTCCTGGTCGCGCGCATCACCTGGCGGCGAGTCGCCGAAGCCTGGGATCGCGCCGCGACAGTGGCCCGTGATCGGGGGTATCTGGCATGA